The sequence below is a genomic window from Methanosarcinales archaeon Met12.
GTAATCGTTCGGCCCTTCTTATTTGACATCCCCGCCTATTCCTGCAAATAGCCCCTGCGCTGTAACCAGGATACTTGAGGTCCCGTATATCTCCAAATCACGTCCGCTTTGGCGTCCTGGAAGCTCCATGGTATGACTATCACGACGTCGTCTTCGCGTATCCAGCTCCGTTTTTTCATCTTGCCTGGTATTCGCGCCATCCTGGTTACTCCATCCATACATCTTACCCTTATCCGATTGGCGCCAAGCATGCTTTCCACGATGGCGAGAACTTCGCCATTTTGCTTGCGCGGGACGCGCACCCTGACTATTTCTTCTTGATTGTCCTTGTTGTTTTTATTATGTCTCAGCTTAGCACCTTCCGAATCGGCTCTAAAATTTGATTTATGTGTTTCATCGCACCTTTCTTGGCATCCAGCGGATGTACTGCGCCAGAGATAAAATCTCTTTCTAACTCGATGAACTGGCGGTAGTGAATATCTCCTCCAAACTTGGCATCACGTTCGATGGTAACCCCGGCTAATTTTGGAAAGATATGGTACTTGAATATGTCAATCACTGGATTGTTCTCTACCCGTCGAGGTGGACAAAATGCATTCATGAGCTTCTGGTCTACCTCTTCTGGTGAATCATCTACCGAGATATAGTTTTCCATAGATGAGGACATTTTTGCGCCATCCATTCCCACCAGTATGGGTGTATGTATGCACACGGGTGCTTTAAAACCGAGTTTGGGCAGGGCTTCGCGTGCAAGCATGTGTATCTTGCGTTGATCCATTCCCCCCACTGCAACATCTATGCCGAGCTCGAGCATATCTGCAACCTGCAGGATGGGATAGACTATATGAGAGGCTTTCATGTTATCCGGGTCTCTGGCCAGCAGCCTCATGCTCCTTATGGCTCTTTTTTCGGGAATATGCTGCATCAATTTTTGCCACCGCATTTGATATTCGGGAGTCATTTGAAAGCCGTCTTTTTCTGAAAAGCCACGTTCGTCAGAGCCGCCAAGCACGAATGTCGTCTTATCTGGATTGAGCCCAAGAGCCCCAAATACCCTTTTGTTTTCCTGCGCCATTTCCCGAATTTTCTCAAGCTCCCCTTTTTCATTCAGATATGCATGCAGGTCAGCCAGAAGCACAATTATATCAAATCCGGCATTTTGTAGGTCAACCAATTTGTTCACCGTGAGAAGATGCCCCATATGGATTTTTCCTGATGGCTCATAACCGACATATGCAGTTGGACGGTTCTTGGACTCGATTAACGCCTTCAACTCGTCCAGCGTCACGATTTCGTCGACGTTTCTGGTTATCAATGAGAGTTTGTCCATTTGAATCTACGTAAAAGAGGCTGGCAATCGTTTAATAGTTTTGGATTAAATAATGGTTCCGGTGGTCAAATTCTATCGATATATATAATAATGGTCTTTTTTGGAGGGGTTCGCATATAAGATAAGTAGTTATACGCCACTTGGTCGCCTGGACGCGAACCTTTATAAATTCAAAAGGGCTTATCATGAATAGGAAAGGTGCATGCAAATCCTGAGATAGGTATAAAATGAAAGAAGAAGTAAAAACGATATTATATGAAGTTGTTGAGAAACTAAAGAATGAATATAAGCCCCTGAAGATTATTTTATTTGGCTCTTATGCTTACGGCAATCCTAAGGAAGATAGCGACATAGATCTCTTAATTTTGAAAAATACTGATAAAAGAAGGGTTGATAGGTTTGTATGGGTTAAAAGAATAATCTATAATCCTAATTACAAAATACCTGTCTCTCCTCTGGTATATACTCCCAATGAGTTGGAGGAGCGCCTTAGGATGGGTGATGATTTTATAAAAGAAATAATCCAAAAAGGAGTTATCTTGTATGAAGGAGCAAGTAGTTAAAGAGTGGATTGAGAGAGGAAAACATGACTTAGAAGTCGCAAAAATTCTTCTCGCAGAGGAAGGATATTTTGATGTAGTGCTCTTTCATCTTCATCAGGCCGTTGAAAAATACCTGAAGGGATTTCTTATCCATAAAGGTTGGGAATTAAAGAAGATTCACGATCTTGAACTGCTTGTAACAGAAGCGATGAGTTTTGATGATGTGTTTCAAAAATATCTTGATTTTGGCAGGAAATTAACCGCATTCTATTATGAAGGACGGTATCCTCCAGGACCTATCACTCCTTATTCAAAAGAAGAGGTAGAAAAAATGATAGAAACAGCAGAGGAGATTATCAACAAGCTAAAAGAAGGAATAGAATGATAAGAGTGACCAACAGCAGATAACAGAGCATAAAAGGTTCGTGCCTAAAGGCACTCACCCAAATTTTTGCCTCAAAAACATTTTGAAAAAATGTTTCTTCTAAAAAATTCCTATGGAATTTTTGTTCACAAAAACTTCTTTTATACTGGAGTCGTTATATGAAATTCCGCTTGGCGGTTTAACAAAGAATTTAAAAACTAATAAAGTCTATTATAATGAGGAAGGTAAAAATGGTGAAAAAAATAGGCATTAATTTCAGAAAAACCTGCTCTTGCTCTGATAGCCATATAAATTGCCTTACCGCGAAGGAGTGGGTTAAAGGGCAAGTTGCTATTTGGGAACTATATTATGAAAAGAGGGATATTAGAGATAAAGACATACATCCAGCCGTATTTCCAATCGCTTTACCCAAAAAGTGTATAGAACTTTTTACCCATAAAGGAGAATTGGTTCTTGACCCTTTTGTAGGTATTGGAACCACTCTTGTTGCGGCACGAGATACAGGAAGGAACGCGGTAGGGTTTGATCTTAACCAAGAATATATTGATTTTGCTAATAAAAGATTTACTCAGGCACAATTAGACTTTGGGGAGAATACAAAACAGATTGCCATTTGTGATGATGCAATCAATATTCTAGAATACTTTGATAAAGAAACGGTATCATTATGCGTTACTTCACCTCCTTATGCCAACATGTTAAATCACAAAAGATTAAACAAGAGTCTCCGTAGTGATCTTCGTAAGAATAAACACTATAAAGAGGTTCAGCAGTATTCAAATAATCCACGAGATCTCGGCACAATGATGCTTAAAGAATACATAGGTGCACTTGCTGAGATTTACAAAGGAATTTTGCCACTTTTGAAGCCAAGGGCTCACTGTGTAATTAATGTTAATGATTTGTGGGAAAATAACCACAGATATCCAACGCATAGTTATATTATTGAATCTATGGAAAAAGTAGGCTATGAACTCAGAAATATAATCATCTGGGACAAAAGAAATTTAGTAAACAAGGTAGGTATTTTTGGATGGCCAAGCAATTACATTACTCTTAGTACAACCTTTGAATATATACTTGATTTCTGGAGAAAACCATGATCACCTATCCCAAATTGATAAAAAAATTGAAGAAAATAAAAGACATGGGTTATATTAAAACCCATAGAGCAGGAAATACAGGCATTGGGAAAACACTGGAAGACCTTTTAGAAATAACCGAAAATAATGTTCCCGGCCCAAACGCTGTAATGATTGAGTTGAAATCTGCAAGGAAAAATGTTTCAAGTATGCTTACCCTGTTTACAAAATCGCCTCTTCCACCTGGGGCAAATTCTATTTTATTGGAAAGATTTGGGTATGAAGGTAGACATGGTAGAAAAAGATTAGAAACAACGGTAAATGCTGTGAAATATAATCAATTGAAAGGAAAAATCGGTTTTAAAATTGATATCCAAAAAGATAGAGTAAATCTCATAACTGCTGAAAACGAGATTACGGCTTATTGGGATAAAGAAACGCTCAAGAATTATTTTGAAAGGAAGCTTCCAAAATTATTGTATGTGAAAGCAGGAACGAAGGGTAGTGGTTCTAATGAGGAGTTTTGGTTTAGTGAAGCCTGGTTATTAAGTGGTTTTGATTTTGATAGTTTTGTTCAGTTGTTGAAAGAGGGGACAATTCTTGTTGACATAAGAATTGGACAGTATCCTGATGGCAGAACGCATGACCACGGTACAGGGTTTAGGGTTTTTCCAGATAAATTGGATTTATGTTTCAGCCATAGAGAGAGGATAATGTGATGCGAAAGGCAATGAGAAAAATATCCGCCAAGCCGAACTCTGCGGAAACTTTCGGTTTCCTTGCCTCGCCTTCGGCTCGGTCATATAACAGAGCGTATCTGGCTCCGCTACGCTTCCCCCAAATTTATTTCTGGCAACCGAATAGAGAATATTAAATATACCTAAGTATACTATAGTATATGGTGGTATATAATGAAGGCAACGACAATAAAAATCTATGAAGACACTAAAAGTAGATTAGATGCCTTTAGAGAATATAAAAACGAAAGTT
It includes:
- the eif1A gene encoding translation initiation factor eIF-1A, translated to MRHNKNNKDNQEEIVRVRVPRKQNGEVLAIVESMLGANRIRVRCMDGVTRMARIPGKMKKRSWIREDDVVIVIPWSFQDAKADVIWRYTGPQVSWLQRRGYLQE
- a CDS encoding tyrosine--tRNA ligase, which produces MDKLSLITRNVDEIVTLDELKALIESKNRPTAYVGYEPSGKIHMGHLLTVNKLVDLQNAGFDIIVLLADLHAYLNEKGELEKIREMAQENKRVFGALGLNPDKTTFVLGGSDERGFSEKDGFQMTPEYQMRWQKLMQHIPEKRAIRSMRLLARDPDNMKASHIVYPILQVADMLELGIDVAVGGMDQRKIHMLAREALPKLGFKAPVCIHTPILVGMDGAKMSSSMENYISVDDSPEEVDQKLMNAFCPPRRVENNPVIDIFKYHIFPKLAGVTIERDAKFGGDIHYRQFIELERDFISGAVHPLDAKKGAMKHINQILEPIRKVLS
- a CDS encoding nucleotidyltransferase domain-containing protein, with amino-acid sequence MKEEVKTILYEVVEKLKNEYKPLKIILFGSYAYGNPKEDSDIDLLILKNTDKRRVDRFVWVKRIIYNPNYKIPVSPLVYTPNELEERLRMGDDFIKEIIQKGVILYEGASS
- a CDS encoding HEPN domain-containing protein, giving the protein MKEQVVKEWIERGKHDLEVAKILLAEEGYFDVVLFHLHQAVEKYLKGFLIHKGWELKKIHDLELLVTEAMSFDDVFQKYLDFGRKLTAFYYEGRYPPGPITPYSKEEVEKMIETAEEIINKLKEGIE
- a CDS encoding DNA methyltransferase, encoding MRKVKMVKKIGINFRKTCSCSDSHINCLTAKEWVKGQVAIWELYYEKRDIRDKDIHPAVFPIALPKKCIELFTHKGELVLDPFVGIGTTLVAARDTGRNAVGFDLNQEYIDFANKRFTQAQLDFGENTKQIAICDDAINILEYFDKETVSLCVTSPPYANMLNHKRLNKSLRSDLRKNKHYKEVQQYSNNPRDLGTMMLKEYIGALAEIYKGILPLLKPRAHCVINVNDLWENNHRYPTHSYIIESMEKVGYELRNIIIWDKRNLVNKVGIFGWPSNYITLSTTFEYILDFWRKP
- a CDS encoding MvaI/BcnI family restriction endonuclease, coding for MITYPKLIKKLKKIKDMGYIKTHRAGNTGIGKTLEDLLEITENNVPGPNAVMIELKSARKNVSSMLTLFTKSPLPPGANSILLERFGYEGRHGRKRLETTVNAVKYNQLKGKIGFKIDIQKDRVNLITAENEITAYWDKETLKNYFERKLPKLLYVKAGTKGSGSNEEFWFSEAWLLSGFDFDSFVQLLKEGTILVDIRIGQYPDGRTHDHGTGFRVFPDKLDLCFSHRERIM